In the Chryseobacterium sp. MYb264 genome, one interval contains:
- a CDS encoding IS5 family transposase: MLGKIREDLQQNLFKTRLTELINMEHPVVKLAGEISWDKMESEFEKLFSENGRPSIAIRKIAGMLLLKEMFKESDESVIERWIENAYWQYFTGETFFQTEQPFDPSNFVHFRKRIGDKGLEFLLGQSVSLHPKAKTEDEVQVDTTVQEKNITFPTDAKLAKKVIDNCRKIAEKESVVQRQSYRRVSKQLLRDAFFGHHPRRQKKAKMARKKLRTIGKRVLRELERKLPKDVLKGYEDVFKIYLKALTQERTTKDKIYSLHEPQVACIAKGKSGKAYEFGTKVAVVRGRKTGIISSVKRFSGNPHDSKTLEESLAQSERVRKSVGGTRPTKATTDRGFKGIKEVEGTAILLPAKKEKTKYGQQVARLRFRARAAIEPCISHLKRNHSLGLNFLKGVAGDINNALLAGIGYNLKMRLNQIKQQILLWLELVLRIFLGKYNFQSQKTAF; this comes from the coding sequence ATGTTAGGCAAAATAAGAGAGGATTTACAGCAGAATTTATTCAAGACCAGGCTTACGGAGCTTATTAATATGGAGCATCCGGTGGTAAAATTAGCTGGGGAGATTTCCTGGGATAAAATGGAGTCAGAGTTTGAGAAATTATTTTCAGAAAACGGAAGACCTTCTATTGCTATCCGTAAAATAGCAGGAATGCTTTTGCTCAAGGAAATGTTTAAAGAAAGTGATGAAAGTGTAATAGAGAGATGGATTGAGAATGCGTATTGGCAATATTTTACCGGAGAAACCTTTTTCCAGACAGAGCAGCCTTTCGATCCGAGCAATTTTGTACACTTCAGAAAAAGAATTGGAGATAAGGGTTTGGAATTTCTTTTGGGACAAAGCGTTTCTCTCCATCCCAAAGCCAAAACAGAAGATGAAGTTCAGGTAGATACGACGGTTCAGGAGAAGAACATTACCTTTCCTACCGATGCCAAATTAGCAAAAAAAGTAATCGACAATTGTAGAAAAATAGCAGAAAAAGAGAGCGTTGTACAAAGACAAAGCTACAGAAGAGTGAGCAAACAATTATTGCGGGACGCTTTTTTTGGACATCATCCCAGAAGACAGAAGAAGGCAAAAATGGCGAGGAAAAAGCTCAGGACGATTGGTAAAAGAGTTCTTCGGGAATTGGAAAGAAAACTTCCTAAAGATGTTTTGAAAGGCTACGAAGACGTTTTTAAAATTTACCTTAAAGCACTCACCCAAGAACGTACCACGAAAGATAAAATTTACAGTCTTCACGAGCCACAAGTTGCGTGTATTGCGAAAGGAAAATCGGGAAAAGCATACGAGTTTGGGACAAAAGTAGCAGTAGTAAGAGGTCGGAAAACAGGGATCATCAGCTCGGTAAAGAGATTTTCTGGCAATCCTCACGATAGTAAAACTCTTGAAGAATCATTGGCACAGAGTGAGAGGGTAAGAAAATCCGTTGGCGGAACAAGACCTACGAAAGCCACTACAGACAGAGGATTTAAAGGAATCAAAGAAGTGGAAGGAACAGCAATTTTGCTTCCCGCAAAAAAAGAAAAAACAAAATATGGGCAACAAGTAGCCAGATTAAGATTCCGGGCAAGAGCAGCCATAGAACCTTGTATCTCTCATTTAAAAAGAAACCACTCCTTAGGATTAAACTTCCTGAAAGGAGTGGCTGGAGATATTAATAATGCATTATTAGCAGGGATTGGATACAATTTGAAGATGAGATTGAATCAAATCAAACAACAAATTCTTCTTTGGCTCGAACTTGTTCTCCGAATCTTTTTAGGCAAATATAATTTTCAAAGTCAAAAAACAGCTTTTTAA
- the thiS gene encoding sulfur carrier protein ThiS — protein sequence MELTINHTTKKFEVLPENLEALIAMELPEKKKGIAVALNNRIVPQSFWAETILNDKDSILIITATQGG from the coding sequence ATGGAGCTCACAATCAACCACACGACCAAAAAATTCGAAGTACTTCCCGAAAATCTGGAAGCACTCATCGCTATGGAATTACCCGAAAAGAAAAAAGGGATTGCCGTAGCACTCAACAACCGCATTGTTCCGCAGTCATTCTGGGCGGAAACTATTCTCAACGACAAAGATTCAATTTTAATTATTACTGCCACTCAGGGCGGTTAA
- a CDS encoding RluA family pseudouridine synthase produces MMEEQIVYEDNHLMVINKKVGQLVQGDKTGDDSLLELIKNFIKKRDDKPGNVFLGLVHRIDRPTSGLVIYAKTSKALSRLTQMVKNREIKKTYWAVVAKDMIPKTQRLVHYLQKNEKNNKAIVFPKVTEGAKEAILTYNVIKTLDNYLLLEIDLETGRHHQIRAQLSKTGVPIKGDLKYGAPRSNPDGGINLHARKLEFIHPVTKENIEIIAPVPQNDAIWRACEE; encoded by the coding sequence ATGATGGAGGAGCAGATTGTATATGAAGACAACCATCTGATGGTCATCAATAAAAAAGTCGGACAGCTCGTTCAGGGCGATAAGACGGGTGATGATTCTCTGTTGGAATTGATCAAAAATTTTATAAAGAAAAGAGATGACAAACCGGGAAATGTATTTCTCGGTTTGGTTCATCGTATCGACAGGCCAACTTCAGGTTTGGTGATTTATGCTAAAACTTCCAAAGCATTGTCGCGTTTAACTCAAATGGTGAAAAACCGTGAGATTAAAAAAACGTATTGGGCGGTGGTAGCGAAAGATATGATCCCGAAAACGCAAAGACTGGTTCATTATTTACAGAAAAACGAGAAGAATAATAAAGCGATTGTTTTTCCGAAAGTGACAGAGGGTGCGAAAGAGGCCATTCTTACCTATAACGTGATCAAAACGCTGGATAATTATCTTTTATTGGAAATTGATCTTGAAACGGGAAGACATCACCAGATCAGAGCGCAATTGTCAAAAACCGGCGTTCCGATTAAAGGGGATCTCAAATACGGAGCACCACGTTCCAATCCCGATGGCGGAATCAATCTTCACGCCAGAAAACTGGAATTTATTCATCCGGTGACCAAAGAAAATATTGAAATCATCGCTCCTGTTCCGCAAAATGATGCGATTTGGAGAGCCTGTGAAGAATAA
- a CDS encoding Crp/Fnr family transcriptional regulator: MSQEQQIAIEERFARVFNDKSFKERLSSADFEKYINGKKKFSFQKHDTIFEDGETPRGVFVLEKGAAKLSKSGAFGKDQILRFIKEGDIIGYRSLLCGENFQAKAEAMTDIEATFLPADIFMYLLEVDPQLSFVMLQKISYELGESSNTITFLAQKTVRERLAEILLLLEQKLGVDPEGFIKISLTREEIANIIGTATESAIRLISEFKGDQLIEVDGRNIKILNHDKLMKLGHVVL, encoded by the coding sequence ATGTCGCAGGAACAACAGATTGCAATTGAGGAGAGGTTCGCAAGAGTTTTTAATGATAAATCATTCAAGGAAAGACTTTCCAGCGCTGATTTTGAGAAATATATTAATGGTAAGAAGAAATTCAGTTTTCAGAAACATGATACCATTTTCGAAGACGGAGAAACACCAAGAGGGGTCTTTGTTTTAGAAAAAGGGGCAGCTAAGCTGTCAAAATCGGGAGCGTTTGGAAAAGATCAGATCTTAAGATTTATCAAAGAAGGGGACATCATCGGCTATCGTTCTTTACTTTGCGGGGAAAATTTCCAGGCGAAGGCTGAGGCAATGACGGATATTGAAGCTACTTTTCTACCTGCAGATATTTTTATGTATCTTTTGGAGGTAGATCCACAGCTTTCTTTTGTAATGCTTCAGAAAATTTCTTACGAATTGGGAGAGTCTTCCAATACCATTACTTTCCTTGCTCAAAAAACGGTAAGAGAAAGATTGGCGGAAATTTTACTTCTTTTAGAACAAAAATTAGGCGTAGATCCTGAAGGATTCATCAAAATTTCTTTAACGAGAGAGGAAATTGCCAATATCATCGGAACGGCTACAGAGAGTGCAATTCGTTTAATATCAGAATTTAAAGGAGATCAGCTCATCGAAGTAGACGGAAGAAATATTAAAATTCTCAACCACGATAAATTAATGAAACTAGGTCACGTAGTTTTATAA
- the panB gene encoding 3-methyl-2-oxobutanoate hydroxymethyltransferase — MSVHSEIKKVTTETLRKMKFDKEKITMLTAYDFTTAKMVDAGGIDAVLIGDSAANVMAGFETTLPITLDQMIYHTQSVVRGTDRALVIADLPFGTYQSNPDLALESAVRMMKEGGAHAIKIEGGKEISKSIKKIINAGIPIMGHLGLTPQSIYQFGTYKVRAKEEAEAEKLINDAKLLEELGCFGVVLEKIPADLAQKVTEAISIPTIGIGAGPHCDGQVLVYHDMVGMNKGFSPKFLRRYLDLYTEITGAVSQYVKDVKSQDFPNENESY, encoded by the coding sequence ATGTCTGTTCATTCTGAAATTAAAAAAGTTACGACTGAAACCTTGCGTAAAATGAAATTCGACAAGGAAAAAATTACGATGCTTACGGCATACGATTTTACCACTGCGAAAATGGTAGATGCAGGAGGAATTGATGCGGTTTTGATTGGAGATTCTGCAGCTAATGTGATGGCTGGTTTTGAAACGACATTGCCTATTACGCTGGATCAGATGATTTATCATACACAAAGTGTGGTAAGGGGAACAGACAGAGCTTTGGTTATTGCGGATCTTCCTTTCGGAACGTATCAGAGTAATCCTGATCTGGCTTTGGAGTCAGCAGTAAGAATGATGAAAGAGGGTGGCGCACATGCCATTAAAATTGAAGGCGGAAAAGAAATTTCAAAATCAATTAAAAAAATCATCAACGCGGGTATTCCGATTATGGGACATTTGGGATTAACGCCACAGTCTATTTATCAGTTCGGAACCTATAAAGTAAGAGCTAAAGAAGAGGCTGAAGCAGAAAAACTAATCAACGATGCAAAATTACTTGAAGAATTAGGTTGCTTCGGGGTTGTTTTAGAAAAAATTCCTGCAGATTTAGCTCAAAAAGTAACGGAAGCTATTTCCATTCCGACAATCGGGATCGGGGCAGGACCTCATTGCGATGGTCAGGTATTGGTGTATCACGATATGGTGGGAATGAACAAAGGTTTCAGTCCGAAATTTTTAAGAAGATATCTGGATTTATATACAGAAATTACGGGTGCGGTTTCGCAGTATGTAAAAGATGTAAAAAGCCAGGATTTTCCTAACGAAAATGAAAGTTATTAA